Proteins encoded within one genomic window of Cellulosimicrobium protaetiae:
- a CDS encoding ATP-binding protein, whose protein sequence is MRTPTRSMAANLRWTRSGTVWADWILTGLPYGLRPTKDKRGVRALHTALLRGLPGESLLLGVRSGLDPAVIVSKMLEDVDVERCPDWVAECEATLDSLDEIGPGQRVYWLSVPLGVDKATDRVVEPVRAATADLRDMLGLPRAAMRAADVERRLVQAAQIAERIPGPFEARPATPAQMVWLHQHALRRGLFQDLDLPEAEDVVARELLVPRSGAALGSPLLDEGGQSDQTNPLARANPVKRRFLKIVDSTAAEDVEASYQCLAAISDVPDAGMAFPGSEIIGRIDESGLDVDWAIRLSIKASTAVASRNQKALRNLNEQYTQRDGEVSHGLNMLDRVAGDLAEYVATLESDKNEVEAQATILFAVAGPTADSARIQAHALSRYLADTGYKLAIPLGAQEELWWAMHPGVPSTQVVREFAQITTSKALAATIPFASVRLGDSKGSALGLNIAHGPLMAPNVPCGPTSVVLHDLDGASDRNISGSLAVAGELGAGKTATLMKLAGDVIDRGGQLVIADRTAKGEWASWTQGRTSAVVVNVADPLVSLDPLRVFGPVLGSRVMQTFLTPLLNVRPTDELGILLSEVLDPKYLQRYQLGSAGALLTHLEEGCTLPGASDLARLIKVFARKDIGRVIFDGDVPPLDLSTPAMVIRTHTLMLPSREELEHEHLFKQLSLEKLFGRALNALIAALAREICFADTSRLAGFVVSEAHSMTISFEGEREIVDFVRDGRKHRAIVMLDSHDPEADFGSPTLRGLIPTRILMRHRDVTLAKRGLAWLDLDPEDEQLIEMVTKDTSPLGADGREVPEHRRGEATMRDMSGNVGRIKILLPARADRAAAITAGGTAARTKRDAA, encoded by the coding sequence ATGCGCACCCCGACCCGTTCGATGGCCGCGAACCTGCGCTGGACCCGGTCCGGCACGGTCTGGGCAGACTGGATCCTGACCGGTCTGCCGTACGGCCTGCGCCCCACGAAGGACAAGCGGGGCGTGCGCGCGCTGCACACGGCGCTGCTGCGCGGCCTGCCCGGTGAGTCGTTGCTGCTGGGGGTCAGGTCTGGTCTGGACCCGGCGGTGATCGTGTCCAAGATGCTCGAGGACGTCGACGTCGAGCGGTGCCCGGACTGGGTGGCCGAGTGCGAGGCGACGCTGGACTCGCTGGACGAGATCGGTCCGGGGCAGCGCGTGTACTGGCTGTCGGTGCCGCTGGGGGTGGACAAGGCGACGGACCGGGTCGTGGAGCCGGTGCGGGCGGCGACGGCGGACCTGCGAGACATGCTGGGGCTGCCGCGGGCGGCGATGCGGGCCGCGGACGTCGAGCGCCGGCTGGTGCAGGCCGCCCAGATCGCCGAGCGGATCCCGGGGCCGTTCGAGGCGCGCCCGGCGACGCCGGCCCAGATGGTCTGGCTGCACCAGCACGCGCTGCGGCGCGGCCTGTTCCAGGACCTCGACCTGCCCGAGGCCGAGGACGTCGTGGCGCGCGAGCTGCTCGTCCCGAGGTCGGGCGCCGCGCTGGGGTCGCCGCTGCTGGACGAGGGTGGGCAAAGCGACCAGACGAACCCGCTCGCGCGTGCGAACCCGGTCAAGCGCCGCTTCCTGAAGATCGTGGACTCGACGGCCGCCGAGGACGTCGAGGCGAGCTACCAGTGCCTGGCCGCCATCAGCGACGTCCCGGACGCCGGCATGGCATTCCCCGGCAGCGAGATCATCGGCCGCATCGACGAGTCCGGCCTCGACGTCGACTGGGCCATCCGCCTGTCGATCAAGGCCTCGACCGCGGTCGCAAGCCGCAACCAGAAGGCGCTGCGCAACCTCAACGAGCAGTACACCCAGCGCGACGGCGAGGTCAGCCACGGCCTGAACATGCTCGACCGCGTCGCCGGCGACCTCGCCGAGTACGTCGCCACGCTCGAGAGCGACAAGAACGAGGTCGAGGCCCAGGCGACGATCCTGTTCGCCGTCGCGGGCCCCACCGCGGACTCCGCACGCATCCAGGCGCACGCCCTGTCGCGCTACCTCGCCGACACCGGGTACAAGCTCGCGATCCCGCTCGGCGCCCAGGAGGAGCTGTGGTGGGCGATGCACCCGGGGGTCCCCTCGACCCAGGTCGTGCGCGAGTTCGCGCAGATCACCACCAGCAAGGCGCTGGCCGCAACGATCCCGTTCGCCTCCGTACGACTCGGTGACTCCAAGGGCAGCGCGCTCGGCCTGAACATCGCCCACGGCCCGCTCATGGCGCCCAACGTTCCCTGCGGGCCGACGAGCGTCGTGCTGCACGACCTCGACGGCGCCTCCGACCGCAACATCTCCGGGTCCCTCGCCGTCGCCGGCGAACTCGGCGCCGGCAAGACCGCGACGCTGATGAAGCTCGCCGGCGACGTCATCGACCGCGGCGGACAGCTCGTCATCGCCGACCGCACCGCGAAGGGCGAGTGGGCGTCGTGGACGCAGGGGCGCACCAGCGCCGTCGTCGTCAACGTCGCCGACCCGCTGGTGTCCCTGGACCCGCTGCGCGTCTTCGGGCCCGTGCTCGGCAGCCGCGTCATGCAGACGTTCCTCACCCCCCTGCTGAACGTGCGCCCCACCGACGAGCTCGGCATCTTGCTCTCGGAGGTCCTGGACCCGAAGTACCTCCAGCGCTACCAGCTCGGCTCCGCCGGCGCGCTCCTGACGCACCTGGAGGAGGGCTGCACCCTTCCGGGCGCGAGCGATCTCGCGCGCCTGATCAAGGTGTTCGCGCGCAAGGACATCGGGCGCGTCATCTTCGACGGCGACGTGCCGCCCCTGGACCTGAGCACCCCGGCGATGGTCATCCGCACCCACACGCTGATGCTGCCCTCGCGCGAGGAACTCGAGCACGAGCACCTGTTCAAGCAGCTCAGCCTCGAGAAGCTCTTCGGGCGCGCCCTCAACGCCCTCATCGCCGCGCTCGCCCGCGAGATCTGCTTCGCCGACACCTCCCGCCTGGCCGGGTTCGTCGTCTCCGAGGCGCACTCCATGACGATCTCCTTCGAGGGCGAGCGCGAGATCGTCGACTTCGTCCGCGACGGCCGCAAGCACCGCGCCATCGTGATGCTCGACTCCCACGACCCGGAGGCCGACTTCGGCTCGCCCACGCTGCGCGGCCTGATCCCCACGCGCATCCTCATGCGGCACCGCGACGTGACCCTGGCCAAGCGCGGCCTGGCCTGGCTCGACCTCGACCCCGAGGACGAGCAGCTCATCGAGATGGTCACCAAGGACACCTCGCCCCTGGGCGCCGACGGCCGCGAGGTCCCCGAGCACCGCCGGGGCGAGGCCACCATGCGCGACATGTCGGGCAACGTCGGGCGGATCAAGATCCTGCTGCCGGCCCGCGCCGACCGCGCAGCCGCCATCACCGCCGGCGGCACCGCCGCACGCACCAAGCGAGACGCCGCATGA